Within the Pseudonocardia alni genome, the region TGGAACGGGGCGACCGAGCCCTTGAACAGCAGCCCCACCAGCAGCAGCGCCAGGCCCGCGAACAGCAGCGTGTCCGACGCCAGGGTGCCCGCGGCGGCCTGGGAGATCGCCGAGAGCCGCACCGAGCCCGCGTAGCCGTAGAGCAGCGCGATGCCGTAGAGGAAGAACGCCGAGCCGAACGCGCCGAGCAGGAAGTACTTGACCGCGGACTCCTGCGACAGCAGCCGGCGGCGCCGCGCCAGCCCGCACATCAGGTACAGCGGCAGCGACAGGACCTCGAGGGCGATGAACATCGTGAGCAGGTCGTTCGCCGCGACGAACGCCATCATGCCGCCGAGCGCGAACAGCACGAACGGGAACGGCTCGGTCTGCATCGTCGGTGTCTCGTCGGGCGCCCCGTAGGAGCGGTCGACGTGCTCGCCGCCGGCCGGGGTGGCCGGGCCGCCGCCGGAGCGGACCGCGGCCCGCTCGGCGGCCGAGGCCACGAACACCCCGCCCGGCTCCACCGACCGGTCCGCGATCAGCAGCAGGCTGGGGATCGCGAGGACGATCAGGGTGCCCCACAGGAACAGCGACGGCGCGTCCACCGACAGCGCGGTGCCGAAGGTCAGCACCGCCGCCGGGGACCCGAGCGCGTACCCGGCCAGCGCGACGAGCGCCGCGACCAGGGTCAGCCCGGTCAGCACGACCTGGACCGGCCAGCGCTGGTGCCGCGGGAGGAACGCCTCCAGCAGCACCGACACGCAGGCACCCGCGAACACGATCCACAGCGGCGCGGTGGCCGCCCAGTCGACCGCGGGCATCTCGATCGGAGCCACCTGGGCGGGGAGAACCAACGAGCTCATCGAGCGATCCCTCCAGCGACGACCGGGTCGGGCAGGCCGAGCTCGGTCATCGTCGCCGTCACCGACGGGTTGATCAGGTCGAGCACCGGGCCCGGG harbors:
- the nuoN gene encoding NADH-quinone oxidoreductase subunit NuoN, whose amino-acid sequence is MSSLVLPAQVAPIEMPAVDWAATAPLWIVFAGACVSVLLEAFLPRHQRWPVQVVLTGLTLVAALVALAGYALGSPAAVLTFGTALSVDAPSLFLWGTLIVLAIPSLLLIADRSVEPGGVFVASAAERAAVRSGGGPATPAGGEHVDRSYGAPDETPTMQTEPFPFVLFALGGMMAFVAANDLLTMFIALEVLSLPLYLMCGLARRRRLLSQESAVKYFLLGAFGSAFFLYGIALLYGYAGSVRLSAISQAAAGTLASDTLLFAGLALLLVGLLFKGSVAPFHTWTPDVYQGAPTPVTAFMAACTKVAAFGAIARVLYVGFGSTVWEWRGVLWVVAVVSMVVGAVLGLTQTDVKRMIAYSSIAHAGFILLGAMALTPQGTSGLMFYLLAYGFTTVAVFGIISLVRTGDGEASDLAAWAGLAKRSPLVAGIMTFLLLALAGIPLTSGFTAKFAVFSAASADGMVPLVVIALVASAVAAFFYLRIVVLMYFREPAEDGPAVVVPGAFTTVAITLGTLATLVLGILPTPVLEWAASGAFSG